Proteins found in one Malassezia vespertilionis chromosome 5, complete sequence genomic segment:
- the LYS12 gene encoding homoisocitrate dehydrogenase (EggNog:ENOG503NWJP; COG:E), protein MAQQATRTLRIGMVPADGIGREVLPAAQRVMTAAPGIPPLEFVHLDAGFEYFQQHGTSLPQATIETLKGSCDGAMFGSVSSPSHKVEGYTSPIVRLRKELNLYANIRPVTGPVLPGSIYTKPVDMVTIRENTECLYVKQESLEDGPDGKVARAVRLITEKASTRIGRKALEIARARAALRNETGSTTPTKVTICHKSNVLSVTDGLFRTSVRSVYDADKPENGGEGRYARVGLDEQLVDSMVYRMFREPEVFDVIVAPNLYGDIISDGAAALAGSLGLVSSVNASDDFFMGEPVHGSAPDIAGQDKANPIASIRSAALMLEYMGFSEPALAIYKAVDEVLMDGKTLTPDLPGGTATTSQVVDAVLNAL, encoded by the coding sequence ATGGCACAGCAAGCGacacgcacgctgcggaTCGGTATGGTGCCTGCTGACGGCATTGGCCGGGAGGTGcttcctgcagcgcagcgtgtcATGACTGCTGCGCCTGGTATTCCTCCTTTGGAATTTGTGCACCTGGACGCCGGCTTTGAGTACTTTCAGCAGCACGGCACGTCGCTTCCCCAAGCGACCATCGAAACGCTGAAGGGATCGTGCGATGGCGCGATGTTTGGCAGTGTATCGAGCCCTTCGCACAAGGTGGAAGGGTACACGAGCCCGATCGTGCGtctgcgcaaagagctcaACCTCTACGCCAACATTCGCCCCGTCACCGGCCCGGTCCTCCCTGGCTCGATATACACCAAGCCAGTGGACATGGTCACCATCCGTGAAAACACCGAGTGCTTGTACGTCAAGCAGGAATCGCTGGAAGACGGCCCGGATGGAAAggtcgctcgcgccgtgcgtctCATCACGGAGAAAGCATCCACGCGCATCggccgcaaagcgctcgagattgcgcgcgcgcgtgcggcactgcgcaacGAGACGGGAAGCACGACGCCTACAAAAGTCACGATTTGCCACAAATCCAACGTGCTCTCCGTCACCGACGGTCTTTTCCGCACGtctgtgcgcagcgtctaCGACGCAGACAAGCCAGAGAACGGTGGAGAGGGCCGCTACGCGCGCGTGGGcctcgacgagcagcttgtAGACAGCATGGTGTACCGCATGTTCCGTGAGCCGGAAGTATTTGACGTGATCGTCGCGCCGAATCTGTACGGCGACATTAtcagcgacggcgcggcggccttGGCGGGCTCCTTGGGCCTCGTATCCAGTGTGAATGCCAGCGACGACTTTTTCATGGGCGAGCCCGTGCATGGGTCTGCGCCCGACATTGCAGGGCAGGACAAGGCGAACCCCATTGCCTCGATCCGCTCTGCGGCGCTCATGCTAGAGTACATGGGCTTCAGCGAGCCCGCATTGGCCATATACAAAGCCGTCGACGAGGTGCTAATGGACGGCAAGACGCTCACGCCCGACCTTCCGGGCGGTACTGCGACTACCTCGCAAGTAGTCGACGCTGTGCTCAACGCATTGTGA
- a CDS encoding uncharacterized protein (EggNog:ENOG503NVR8; COG:J) yields MSRHRAVRNLNLEDELADEYAEDDFDFMDDLSPEDHDAMEQSLATVLDTLGDADFSERSIKQVLWDTYFNAEAAIDILLREKEKSALQARKKAGTYLEARHGTPLSEPFSRSASMSHTRTNADLEDEHCAHEHRGVAGAASTTDPQSTHAPIDTLPTGKKPSKLQQKLQASRAKALGCTPTLAHTVPAPVPAPAPAPQPPPKTHAPIAPSNAPLDALFPPLDAPLSGSHPPSSFVRFLKPPMHRAVLNTAVPRVSDEEMSHLRSVFSQLSPDDLVLQARHEKEKERLEKARARPSAGPVQQLRGSIQKMELGSRASSPGSGTSTRANSPVPKLMIPREQILETLAAHKGPCELGLVVVGHVDAGKSTLMGRMLLAFGDLSERDHQQHLRNSAKIGKSSFAYAWALDSSEEERERGITIDVAQDVFRTEKHVFHLLDAPGHRDFVPNMISGAAQADAALLVVDASLGAFEAGFGALGQTREHATLLRSLGIQQLIVVVNKLDAVEYDAQRYETILHTLKPFLAQSGFDAYSIQYIPCAGSEGENLSSAPQHGALRAWYNGPTLAQALDSLKEPARQYDAPLRIPVTNVFRSQNAISSGIGVAGRIASGIVQVGEIVAPLPGDATGTVRAIECEGNVRPWAAAGSNVTLYLSNVEQNQIHVGSVLCPPQEPVSLVDEVVVQMLVFTPTYPLLKGTAVEVYHHSADIPGQLVELISLLDKGTGDVTKQHPRVLPHHATATVRIALGQAYPIETFRVNKDMARLLFRMNGETVGAGIVIKATCGT; encoded by the exons ATGTCGCGACaccgcgcggtgcgcaacTTGAATTTGGAGGACGAGTTGGCGGACGAGTATGCTGAAGACGACTTCGACTTTATGG ACGACCTTTCGCCCGAGGATCACGACGCTATGGAGCAGTCACTGGCGACAGTCCTAGACACACTTGGCGACGCCGACTTTTCGGAGCGCAGTATAAAACAGGTGCTATGGGATACCTACTTTAACGCGGAAGCGGCGATCGATAttctgctgcgcgagaaggAAAAGTCTGCACTGCAAGCGCGAAAAAAAGCAGGTACGTATTTGGAGGCACGGCATGGAACGCCGCTTTCGGAGCCGTTTTCCAGGTCAGCATCCATGTCGCACACGCGCACAAATGCTGACCTGGAAGATGAACATTGCGCACATGAGCATCGCGGCGTGGCAGGAGCTGCATCTACCACCGACCCACAGTCCACACACGCGCCAATAGACACGCTGCCCACGGGCAAGAAGCCGTCGAAACTGCAGCAGAAACTGCAGGCGAGCCGTGCGAAGGCATTGGGATGCACACCCACCCTTGCCCACACTGTAccagcgccagtgccagcaccagcaccagcaccgcaGCCGCCTCCAAAGACACACGCACCCATTGCACCGTCCAACGCCCCGCTCGACGCCTTGTTCCCGCCGCTCGACGCCCCGCTGAGCGGCTCGCACCCCCCTTCCTCTTTTGTGCGCTTCCTCAAACCGCCCATGCACCGTGCGGTGCTCAACAcggcggtgccgcgcgtcTCAGACGAGGAAATGAgccacttgcgcagcgtgttTAGCCAACTAAGCCCCGACGATCTTGTTCTTCAAGCACGCCACG AAaaagaaaaagagcgcttggaaaaagcgcgcgcgcgccccTCGGCTGGCCctgtccagcagctgcgcggctcgaTCCAGAAAATGGAGCTCGGCAGTCGCGCATCCTCACCGGGCAGTGGCACAAGCACACGCGCCAACTCACCGGTCCCCAAGCTCATGATTCCCCGCGAGCAGATCctcgagacgctcgcgGCCCACAAAGGCCCCTGCGAGCTCGGGCTTGTGGTTGTGGGCCACGTGGATGCTGGCAAGTCGACGTTGATGGGGCGCATGCTGCTTGCGTTTGGCGATCTCTCGGAGCGCGACCATCAGCAGCACTTGCGCAATAGCGCCAAGATCGGCAAGTCCAGCTTTGCGTACGCATGGGCGCTGGACTCGTCCgaggaggagcgcgagcgtggGATTACGATTGATGTTGCACAGGACGTGTTCCGTACAGAGAAACATGTATTTCACCTTCTTGACGCGCCCGGACATCGCGACTTTGTTCCAAACATGATtagcggcgcggcgcaggccgacgcggcgctgctggtaGTCGACGCGTCTCTTGGCGCGTTTGAGGCGGGTTTTGGAGCTTTGGGACAGACGCGCGAGCATgccacgctgctgcgcagcttgggCATCCAGCAGCTCATTGTCGTGGTGAACAAGCTCGATGCGGTGGAGtacgatgcacagcgctaCGAAACCATTCTCCACACGCTCAAACccttcctcgcgcagtcTGGCTTTGACGCGTACAGCATCCAATACATTCCTTGTGCTGGCTCCGAGGGCGAGAATTtgtcgtcggcgccgcagcacggcgcactgcgtgcATGGTACAACGGCCcgacgctcgcgcaggCCCTCGACAGCTTGAAAGAGCCGGCGCGCCAgtacgatgcgccgctccgaATTCCCGTGACCAACGTGTTTCGCAGCCAGAACGCCATCAGCTCGGGCATTGGTGTCGCAGGTCGTATCGCCTCGGGCATTGTCCAAGTCGGCGAAAttgtcgcgccgctgccgggCGATGCGACAGGCAcggtgcgtgcgattgAGTGTGAAGGCAACGTGCGGCCATGGGCTGCAGCAGGCTCCAACGTCACGCTCTACCTGAGCAACGTGGAACAGAACCAGATTCATGTAGGCAGCGTGCTATGCCCACCCCAAGAGCCAGTTTCGTTGGTGGACGAAGTGGTGGTCCAAATGCTCGTATTCACCCCGACCTATCCGCTGCTCAAAGGCACCGCCGTCGAGGTGTACCACCACAGCGCCGACATCCCCGGCCAGCTGGTCGAGCTGATCTCGCTCCTTGACAAGGGGACGGGCGATGTCACGAAGCAGCATCCGCGCGTATTGCCGCACCATGCAACGGCCACGGTACGTATCGCGCTGGGGCAAGCCTACCCCATCGAGACGTTCCGTGTGAACAAGGATATGGCACGTTTGCTCTTCCGTATGAACGGCGAGACGGTGGGTGCGGGTATCGTTATAAAAGCTACGTGTGGTACGTAG
- a CDS encoding uncharacterized protein (COG:K; EggNog:ENOG503P2B0), whose product MEQLQDQIRHLHALSVAHGRDQQAALHALDVEQNAVDEALARIEMDALPVPAQGEGMLLRSEAHVRYSLSNVCASLSTIPLLAVHAMERRRTRALLSAPHWSAQDVENLRIAVECERTRAETLRQSPALDWDAVSTHVPHHTASDCRTRWTFHEQPSLNHARWSGTEKKALLAHAAPEDPGFSWVGAASVLHTGRTGYSALETYQRNTKPTVAWSPSLDDALLATAKQVGPDWRNVARSMGFPVSYASVCHQRHSKLKASGLVLGRWGSTEDAALRAAVAAHGTDWKRVEIEVPGRSGQQCRERWVGRLANIPEGETQATRRAWLPEEDARLRACVHRCKTWVEVARYVGKRSDKMVRYKATDIRYASDGCY is encoded by the exons ATGGAGCAACTGCAAGACCAAATCCGCCATTTACACGCCTTAAGTGTGGCACATGGGCGGGATCAGCAGGCTGCGTTGCATGCACTGGACGTGGAGCAAAACGCagtggacgaggcgctggcgcgcatcgagaTGGACGCACTGCCGGTGCCGGCCCAAGGCGAGGGCatgcttttgcgcagcgaggcaCATGTGCGGTACAGCCTGTCGAATGTATGTGCTTCGCTTTCCACTATACCACTACTTGCCGTGCACGCCATGGAGCGTAGACGCACACGTGCATTgctttctgcgccgcactggaGTGCCCAGGACGTGGAAAACCTGCGCATTGCCGTCGAGTGCGAGCGGACACGCGCCgaaacgctgcgccaaTCGCCGGCACTTGATTGGGATGCCGTTTCCACGCACGTACCGCACCACACCGCAAGCGACTGCCGCACGCGATGGACATTTCACGAGCAGCCCAGCCTGAACCACGCACGTTGGAGCGGCACGGAGAAAAAAGCGTTGttggcgcacgcagcgccggagGACCCTGGCTTTTCCTGGGTGGGTGCCGCATCGGTGCTCCATACGGGACGCACAGGCTacagcgcgctggaaacgTACCAGCGTAATACAAAGCCGACCGTGGCATGGTCGCCATCGTTggacgatgcactgcttgcCACTGCGAAACAAGTCGGTCCCGATTGGCGTAACG TCGCGCGAAGCATGGGCTTTCCCGTTTCGTATGCCTCCGTGTGCCACCagcggcacagcaagcTCAAAGCGTCTGGACTCGTGTTGGGCCGCTGGGGCTCCACGGaagacgcagcgctgcgcgccgctgttgctgcgcacggcacggATTGGAAGCGTGTGGAGATCGAGGTGCCTGGACGGAGCGGGCAGCAATGCAGAGAGCGGTGGGTGGGCCGCCTGGCAAACATTCCCGAAGGCGAAacgcaagcgacgcggcgtgcttggctgCCGGAAGAagatgcgcggctgcgcgcTTGTGTACATAGGTGCAAAACGTGGGTCGAAGTGGCCCGGTACGTCGGGAAGCGGTCGGACAAGATGGTGCGCTACAAAGCCACTGACATTAGGTACGCGAGCGATGGCTGCTATTGA
- the TRS20 gene encoding TRAPP subunit (BUSCO:EOG09265GGX; COG:U; EggNog:ENOG503P2JW), producing the protein MPYYFCIVGTRDNLLYEVDLTMRPPAAPAGSSTPGSAPAAEMPSGDSARPSSIFGFSNALGALTGSFGNTRPGTHMPTFDTPMDEASAATSAQVGDHYMLQMIAHGSLDILEDKQFLDNAVYLKQLDKISDWNVSAFLVPGNAKFIVLHEHMHEDGIRNFLMDVWELWVKASMNPFRQPNDPITSPSFDQKIRASARKHL; encoded by the exons ATGCCGTACTATTTTTGTATTGTCGGCACGCGCGATAATCTGCTGTACGAGGTGGACCTCACCATGCGGCCacctgctgcgcctgcaggTTCCAGCACGCCAGGTAGCGCACCAGCGGCAGAAATGCCTTCAGGCGATTCCGCGCGTCCGTCTAGCATTTTTGGGTTCAgcaatgcgctcggcgcactgACTGGTAGTTTTGGCAACACACGCCCAGGCACGCACATGCCCACTTTTGACACGCCCATGGATGAAGCGAGTGCAGCTACATCGGCGCAGGTGGGCGATCATTATATGCTGCAGATGATTGCGCATGGATCCTTGGATATTTTAGAGGACAAGCAGTTTTTGGACAATGCAGT CTACCTAAAACAACTGGACAAAATAAGCGACTGGAATGTGTCGGCATTTCTCGTGCCGGGAA ACGCAAAGTTTATTGTGCTGCACGAGCACATGCATGAGGACGGCATCCGCAACTTTCTGATGGATGTATGGGAATTATGGGTCAAG GCATCCATGAACCCTTTCCGGCAGCCAAACGACCCGATCACGTCCCCTAGCTTCGACCAGAAAATccgcgcgagcgcacggAAGCATTTGTAG
- a CDS encoding uncharacterized protein (COG:S; EggNog:ENOG503P8MY) has protein sequence MTTKPFVLMFKASAPASEIDNYVAEVTKRGGTIRQRFNADFLRGFSAQIPSEYADSLYAAVKDGKHNNMYVPEALTKAK, from the exons ATGACGACGAAACCTTTTGTGCT CATGTTTaaggccagcgcgccagCGTCAGAGATCGACAACTACGTTGCGGAGGTCACGAAGCGCGGAGGGACTATCCGCCAGCGTTTCAATGCCGACTTTCTGCGCGGCTTCTCCGCGCAGATCCCATCCGAGTACGCCGATTCGTTGTACGCTGCGGTCAAGGACGGGAAACACAATAACATGTATGTACCTGAAGCACTAACAAAAGCGAAGTGA
- a CDS encoding uncharacterized protein (COG:T; EggNog:ENOG503NY9J): MLARAAVDICGVAPDQAVLYTPLPSSLRDAVPMWKCIGTDQIIPLDRINDDYCDCDDGSDEPGTSACPNGWFYCHNEGHIPSYIRSSQVNDGVCEPACCDGSDETDGKTVCPNVCAAMNKEMQARLANERKVHRRGAKVRQGYVGKFVKDKAATTAECARIGTELRAAELNQHALREAMESAEELSSGREQRKRASPLYESIETRNEAIAALRDNVDAVAGELMAVGRMLERVIKDEKELEGVQSAYKIWLGRTFDGDDERERSLQEKVDIMLQKLEFSREDLTTLVEQDTLALLDGAPNLGSNATEPQSPMLDIAAYLPDTAVPLYRRIVAWILDMLLKLGLISHAQVPDYSGGLRAARDAHEKSQQHTRDLRVALDDQEVRLRKLDTHVGRDGEFYALHGECIKTDTGDYTYELCFGESTAQISNNDQYTFNLGRFSGFDTAYPLDDNRRYLTLFYKDGQSCWNGPPRSTKVTLECGERNELVDVYEAEKCAYTMHAKTPAVCFPKPPADGVVHNEL; this comes from the exons ATGCTAGCGCGTGCAGCCGTGGATATCTGCGGTGTAGCGCCTGACCAAGCTGTGCTATACACACCGCTACCATCCTCGCTCCGGGACGCGGTCCCAATGTGGAAATGCATTGGGACCGATCAAATCATCCCGCTTGATCGCATCAATGACGACTACTGCGATTGCGACGACGGATCGGACGAGCCAGGCACATCTGCGTGTCCAAACGGCTGGTTTTACTGCCACAACGAGGGGCATATTCCCAGCTATATCCGGTCCAGTCAAGTGAACGATGGTGTTTGTGAGCCGGCGTGCTGCGACGGCAGCGACGAGACGGACGGCAAGACTGTCTGTCCCAACGTCTGCGCAGCGATGAACAAGGaaatgcaagcgcgccttgcgaaTGAGAGAAAGgtgcatcgccgcggcgcgaaagTGCGCCAAGGGTACGTTGGCAAGTTTGTCAAGGACAAGGCTGCAACGACAGCGGAGTGTGCGCGCATAGGCACGGAGCTCCGTGCCGCTGAACTGAATCAGCACGCGCTACGGGAGGCGATGGAGAGTGCAGAGGAGCTTAGTAGTGGGCGCGAAcaacgcaagcgcgctaGTCCTTTGTACGAAAGCATAGAAACGCGCAACGAGGCCATTGCTGCTCTGCGCGACAACGTCGATGCAGTCGCTGGCGAGCTTATGGCTGTGGGACGTATGTTGGAGCGAGTCATCAAGGACGAGAAGGAGCTGGAAGGCGTGCAAAGTGCGTACAAGATCTGGCTGGGCCGTACGTTTGatggcgacgacgagcgcgagagGAGTCTGCAGGAGAAAGTGGATATCATGTTGCAAAAGCTTGAATTTAGCCGAGAAGACCTCACTACCTTGGTCGAGCAGGACACGCTTGCTCTTTTGGATGGCGCGCCGAATTTAGGATCCAACGCAACGGAGCCCCAAAGTCCGATGCTCGATATTGCCGCTTACCTCCCCGATACGGCTGTGCCGTTGTATCGGCGCATCGTTGCATGGATTTTGGATATGCTTCTCAAGCTCGGTCTCAtttcgcacgcgcaagtacCCGACTATTCAGGCGGActtcgcgctgcgcgcgacgcgcatgAAAAGAGTCAGCAGCATACGCGGGatttgcgcgtcgcgctggatgaCCAGGAAGTGCGTTTGCGTAAACTGGATACGCATGTCggccgcgacggcgagTTTTATGCTTTGCACGGCGAGTGTATTAAGACGGACACTGGCGACTATACGTACGAGCTGTGCTTTGGCGAGTCCACCGCACAGATATCGAACAATGATCAGTACACATTTAATTTAGG CCGCTTTAGTGGGTTTGATACTGCATATCCACTTGACGACAACCGGCGGTACCTTACGCTTTTTTACAAGGATGGGCAATCGTGCTGGAATGGACCGCCGCGCAGTACCAAG GTCACGCTCGAATGCGGTGAGCGGAACGAGCTTGTGGACGTGTATGAGGCTGAAAAGTGTGCCTACACCATGCATGCCAAGACGCCCGCCGTGTGTTTCCCAAAGCCACCGGCGGACGGGGTGGTTCATAACGAATTGTAG
- the SLC1_1 gene encoding 1-acylglycerol-3-phosphate O-acyltransferase (TransMembrane:4 (n3-18c23/24o33-52i64-83o95-114i126-144o); COG:I; SECRETED:SignalP(1-21); EggNog:ENOG503NX4B), producing the protein MWGALASVVAVALGALTFASARSSVARYYLNSSLYVFSMGLSSTLGIVYSVMLSIAGKRLNTNAWVAATFYFLIHHLIGFRITMDGEQYLEERPIILVGNHQSVLDIFYLGKIMRERTVIMAKKELRWVPLLGQFMMLGGNIFIDRKSRASAIKTMNEAGEYMHKNKIALFAFPEGTRSHFAVPDLLSFKKGIFHLAIQTKIPIVPVVCENYYRLYDSKTRFDPGNIRLSVLPPISTEGFTEQNLDALMSKVHRAMLAKVHEFDVQADQYDVQSTMHPSQQAQTSWQGGVSGLAARIIGDGGPAHHKKLVDRVATEQRDHQTGKGQAPSSYGLVSAAAANS; encoded by the exons ATGTGGGGCGCTTTGGCATCTGTAGTGGCTGTCGCGCTGGGTGCGCTAACGTTTGCATCTGCGCGCTCATCGGTAGCAAGGTACTATTTGAACTCGTCGCTGTACGTTTTCTCGATGGGCCTCAGCAGCACACTCGGGATTGTGTACTCTGTCATGCTCAGCATCGCCGGCAAGCGTTTGAATACAAATGCGTGGGTCGCCGCGACGTTTTACTTTCTCATTCATCACTTAATCGGTTTTCGTATCACTATGGACGGCGAGCAATACCTGGAAGAGCGCCCGATTATCCTTGTGGGCAATCACCAGAGTGTGCTGGACATCTTTTACCTCGGCAAGAtcatgcgcgagcgcaccgTGATTATGGCCAAAAAGGAGCTTCGTTGGGTTCCACTGCTTGGCCAGTTTATGATGCTCGGCGGGAACATTTTTATTGACAGAAAGAgtcgcgccagcgcaaTCAAGACCATGAACGAGGCCGGCGAATACATGCACAAAAACAAGATTGCCCTGTTCGCGTTTCCCGaaggcacgcgctcgcacTTTGCCGTGCCCGATTTGCTCTCGTTTAAAAAGGGCATTTTCCACCTGGCAATTCAGACCAAGATCCCCATTGTACCTGTGGTTTGCGAGAATTACTACAGGCTGTATGATAGCAAAACACGCTTTGATCCCGGCAACATTCGTCTTTCCG TGCTTCCCCCGATCAGCACTGAGGGCTTTACCGAGCAGAACCTGGACGCTTTAATGAGCAAGGTGCAtcgcgccatgcttgcCAAGGTACACGAGTTTGACGTGCAAGCCGATCAGTACGACGTGCAAAGCACCATGCACCCCTCGCAGCAGGCCCAAACGAGCTGGCAGGGCGGCGTCTCTGGCTTGGCTGCACGCATCATTGGTGACGGCGGTCCTGCGCACCATAAAAAGCTGGTCGACAGGGTCGCCACCGAACAGCGCGACCACCAAACGGGCAAGGGACAGGCCCCGAGCTCCTACGGCCTCGtctccgccgccgcggcaaatTCGTAG
- the SLC1_2 gene encoding 1-acylglycerol-3-phosphate O-acyltransferase (TransMembrane:3 (n8-19c23/24o33-56i68-87o129-147i); COG:I; EggNog:ENOG503NX4B), with translation MGILSKELVASFGGATFLLKLVGTRYPKVRFYANFIIYMTCMAICSILGVVYSILLSLVGRRYNTQWWVARSFYKMISSLLGIRITVDGEKNLDHRPAIVLGNHQSILDIYYLGRIFPSNGVVMAKKELRWVPLLGQFMVLGGNVFIDRQSRASALRTMKEAGQHMRKHKLALFAFPEGTRSHTPVPDLLDFKKGIFHLAIETQLPIIPLVCQNYHNLYDSSTRMEGGNIRISVLPPISTKGCTVKDTDRLISTVRNAMLARAKQLGSVPAPGEPQHGASSAALKPKM, from the exons ATGGGCATTCTCAGCAAGGAGCTGGTCGCGTCATTTGGGGGTGCAACCTTCCTCTTGAAGCTTGTAGGTACGCGGTATCCCAAAGTGCGCTTCTATGCCAATTTCATCATCTACATGACGTGCATGGCCATTTGCAGTATCCTGGGCGTGGTCTACTCTATCCTGCTGAGTCTCGTCGGCCGGCGATACAACACGCAGTGGTGGGTTGCGCGCTCATTTTACAAGATGATCAGCTCGCTGCTGGGCATACGCATCACGGTGGATGGCGAGAAGAATTTGGACCACCGCCCGGCCATTGTCCTCGGCAACCACCAGAGCATTCTCGACATCTACTACCTCGGCCGCATATTCCCATCCAATGGCGTTGTGATGGCCAAGAAGGAGCTGCGCTGGGTACCGCTGCTGGGCCAGTTCATGGTCCTTGGTGGAAATGTGTTCATCGATAGGCAGAGCCGTGCCAGTGCGCTGAGGACCATGAAGGAGGCGGGCCAGCacatgcgcaagcacaagctTGCACTTTTTGCTTTCCCGGAAGGTACGCGCTCGCACACGCCCGTGCCGGACTTGCTAGACTTTAAGAAGGGCATTTTCCACCTTGCGATCGAGACGCAGCTTCCCATCATCCCGTTGGTCTGCCAAAACTACCACAACCTTTATGACAGCTCCACACGTATGGAAGGTGGTAATATTCGCATTTCTG TTCTTCCCCCGATCAGCACCAAAGGATGCACGGTCAAGGACACGGACAGGCTTATAAGCACTGTCCGCAACGCGATGCTTGCCCGTGCAAAACAACTTGGATCCGTGCCGGCACCCGGAGAGCCTCAGCACGGCGCTTCCAGTGCCGCACTGAAACCAAAGATGTAG